TCGCGGCGACGACGCCGATCACCGCCGCCAGGCCCAGGACGCAGACGACGCTCGACACCACGATCAGCGTCCGTCGCCGCCGCTCGGCGGCCTTCTGCTTGTCGCGCTCCGCCGCCAGCCGCTCCCGGGCGGTGCGCTTTCCCTCACGATTTTTGTCGCTCACACCCCCAGAACGAACCGGGGAGGCGCATTGCGCCTCCCCGACCCCAGGTCCACCCGTTCGAGTGAGCGAACCCCCGTCACGCCTGTCGGCGCACGCCCTTCGCCAGGTCGCCCGCGAGCGCGCGCACGGCCTCGACGCCGGCCGCGTCGTCCGGCGCGTCCAGCATCCGCTTGACGAAGGCCGAGCCGACGATCACGCCGTCGGCGAAGCCTGCCACCTCGGCGGCCTGCGTGGCGTCGGAGACGCCGAGGCCGACGCAGACGGGCAGGCCGGTGCCGGTGGCCCGGGTCCGCTCGACCAGGTCCTGGGCCTGCGCGCCCACCGACACACGGGTGCCGGTGACCCCCATCAGCGAGGCGGCGTAGACGAAGCCGCTGCCCGCCTCGGTGATCTGCGCGAGCCGCGCGTCCCTGCTGCTCGGCGCCACGACGAAGATCGTCGCCAGGCCGTGCTTCTCGGCGTGCTCCCTCCACAGCGCCGACTCCTGCACCGGCAGGTCGGGCAGGATGCAGCCCGCGCCGCCCGCCTCGGCCAGTTCGGCGGTGAAGCGCTCGACGCCGTAGCGGTCGATCGGGTTCCAGTACGTCATGACGAGGATCGGCTTCCCGGTGGCCTCGTAGGCCTCGCGGACCGTGCGCATGACGTCCGCGATACGCACCCCGCCGCGCAGGGCGATGTCGTCGGCGGTCTGGATGACCGGCCCGTCGAGCA
The Streptomyces sp. NBC_01485 genome window above contains:
- the trpA gene encoding tryptophan synthase subunit alpha encodes the protein MSGNIRLLADTLAAAKAEDRSALIAYLPAGFPTVDGGIEAIKAVLDGGADVVEVGLPHSDPVLDGPVIQTADDIALRGGVRIADVMRTVREAYEATGKPILVMTYWNPIDRYGVERFTAELAEAGGAGCILPDLPVQESALWREHAEKHGLATIFVVAPSSRDARLAQITEAGSGFVYAASLMGVTGTRVSVGAQAQDLVERTRATGTGLPVCVGLGVSDATQAAEVAGFADGVIVGSAFVKRMLDAPDDAAGVEAVRALAGDLAKGVRRQA